The following coding sequences lie in one Heteronotia binoei isolate CCM8104 ecotype False Entrance Well chromosome 6, APGP_CSIRO_Hbin_v1, whole genome shotgun sequence genomic window:
- the GOLGA7B gene encoding golgin subfamily A member 7B isoform X2 translates to MATEVHNLQELRRSASLATKVFVQRDYSDGTMCQFQTKFPPELDSRIERQLFEETVKTLNNFYAEAEKIGGSSYLEGCLACATAYFIFLCMETRYEKVLKRISKYIQEQNEKIYAPRGLLLTDPVERGMRVIEISIYEDRCSSSSSGSSSSTSSSAGGGGGGTGGR, encoded by the exons ATGGCAACCGAG GTCCATAATCTGCAAGAACTACGGCGGAGTGCCTCATTGGCCACCAAAGTCTTTGTGCAGCGAGACTACAGCGATGGGACCATGTGTCAGTTCCAGACCAAATTCCCCCCAGAGCTGGACAGCCGG ATTGAACGTCAACTTTTTGAAGAAACAGTGAAGACTCTCAACAACTTCTATGCGGAGGCTGAGAAAATTGGGGGCAGTTCCTACCTGGAAGGATGTCTGGCCTGTGCAACAGCCTACTTCATCTTCCTCTGCATGGAGACCCGCTATGAAAAG GTTCTGAAGAGGATCTCTAAGTACATCCAGGAGCAGAATGAGAAAATCTATGCTCCCCGGGGGTTGTTGTTGACAGATCCAGTGGAACGAGGCATGCGGGTT ATTGAGATCTCCATCTACGAGGACCGTTGCAGCAGCTCCAGCTCAGGCAGCtccagcagcaccagcagcagtgctggtggtgggggtgggggcacaggGGGTCGGTGA